Proteins found in one Salvia splendens isolate huo1 chromosome 10, SspV2, whole genome shotgun sequence genomic segment:
- the LOC121753016 gene encoding translocon-associated protein subunit alpha-like: MTIRAFLILALLVFSSSLLQVARCEPNIDNDVESAEEGGDLGIVNEDVQDFGTGSFSPAPEVETVCVFPKNPSKAVVGGEESELLAGIKNDGESTINVIAIQASVHLPYQHQYLLQNLSTQTFNNASVPPSVQATYPYMFAVSKFLQSGEYDLVATIVYEINQQLYQSTFYNGTIEVSEPGGIFSVESVFLFSLGVALLGFLGFWIRGQIQNLSKKTKRAPKVEVGTGTTDASRDEWLEGTAYAQSKSNKKK, encoded by the exons ATGACAATTAGGGCTTTTCTGATCCTCGCGCTGCTCGTTTTCTCATCGTCACTTCTACAAG TTGCAAGATGTGAGCCAAACATTGATAACGATGTTGAATCGGCGGAGGAAGGTGGGGATCTCGGGATTGTTAATGAGGATGTCCAAGATTTTGGTACTGGGAGTTTTAGTCCAGCTCCAGAGGTGGAAACTGTTTGTGTTTTCCCTAAGAATCCCTCAAAAG CTGTTGTAGGTGGGGAAGAAAGTGAACTTCTTGCTGGAATTAAAAATGATG GGGAATCAACTATTAATGTCATTGCCATTCAGGCTAGTGTTCATCTCCCTTACCAGCATCAGTACTTGCTCCAGAATCTTTCCACGCAG ACTTTTAACAATGCATCAGTTCCACCATCAGTTCAAGCAACTTACCCCTATATGTTCGCCGTAAGCAAGTTCTTGCAA TCTGGTGAGTATGATCTTGTGGCAACTATTGTTTATGAGATCAACCAGCAGCTTTACCAGAGTACATTCTACAATGGGACAATTGAAGTGAGTGAGCCAGGTGGCATATTCAGTGTTGAATCAGTGTTCTTGTTTAGCCTTGGAGTTGCACTCCTTGGATTTCTTGGGTTTTGGATACGTGGCCAAATTCAAAATCTCTCCAAG AAAACTAAGAGGGCGCCAAAGGTTGAAGTTGGAACCGGAACAACTGATGCCTCGAGGGATGAGTGGTTGGAG GGAACTGCTTATGCTCAATCTAAGTCGAACAAGAAGAAGTAG
- the LOC121750318 gene encoding protein XAP5 CIRCADIAN TIMEKEEPER-like, which produces MAGMGDGYVGTAQDAVRIRRLEKQREAERRKIQELKNKTAASEGQPGLLQFGSSTSEILETAFKKETVGLVTREQYVEKRVNIKNKFEEEEKEKLLKLQQEEEELQLQKLKKRKIKADPRLSFAEEFENDNEEEDEENQNDDICQRFGKYGKDPTVETSFLPDSEREAEEQAERERLRKQWLLEQEQIKNEPLQITYSYWDGTGHRRVIQVRKGDAIGEFLRVVQQQLAPEFREVRTTSVENLLYVKEDLIIPHQHSFYELIVNKARGKSGPLFHFDVHEDVRTTADATIEKDESHAGKVVERHWYEKNKHIFPASRWEIYDPTKKWERYTIHGH; this is translated from the exons ATGGCGGGTATGGGCGATGGCTACGTCGGCACGGCGCAGGACGCCGTCAGGATCAGGCGGCTGGAGAAACAGAGAGAGGCGGAGCGCCGCAAAATCCAAGAGCTTAAGAACAAAACCGCCGCTTCCGAAGGCCAGCCTGGCCTCCTCCAATTCGGTTCCAGTACCTCCGAG ATATTGGAGACTGCATTCAAGAAGGAAACTGTTGGTCTGGTCACCAGAGAGCAATATGTTGAGAAG AGAGTAAATATTAAGAATAAGTtcgaagaggaagagaaagagaAGCTCCTAAAGTTGCAGCAAGA GGAGGAGGAGCTTCAGTTACAGAAATTGAAGAAACGGAAAATAAAGGCAGACCCAAGGCTGTCTTTTGCTGAAGAATTTGAGAATGACAATGAAGAGGAAGATGAGGAAAATC AAAACGATGATATCTGCCAGAGATTTGGAAAATATGGAAAAGATCCTACAGTAGAAACCAGTTTTTTGCCTGATAG TGAGAGAGAGGCGGAGGAACAAGCTGAGCGTGAACGGTTACGAAAACAGTGGCTTCTTGAGCAGGAGCAAATCAAAA ATGAGCCTCTTCAAATCACTTACAGTTACTGGGATGGTACTGGCCATCGACGGGTGATCCAG GTACGAAAAGGTGACGCCATTGGAGAATTTCTTCGCGTAGTTCAGCAGCAGCTTGCCCCTGAATTTCGAGAGGTTCGAACAACTTCAGTGGAGAATTTGCTCTATGTCAAAGAAGATCTCATTATTCCACAT CAACACAGTTTCTATGAGCTGATTGTAAACAAGGCCAGAGGGAAAAGTGGACCG CTGTTCCACTTTGATGTGCATGAGGACGTTCGAACGACTGCTGATGCAACAATTGAGAAAGATGAG TCACATGCTGGTAAAGTTGTGGAGAGGCATTGGTATGAGAAGAATAAACACATATTTCCAGCTTCAAGATGGGag ATATACGACCCAACAAAGAAATGGGAGCGATACACGATCCATGGCCACTGA